One genomic segment of Williamwhitmania taraxaci includes these proteins:
- a CDS encoding efflux RND transporter periplasmic adaptor subunit yields the protein MKNRVSIILIAIAFTAISCNNNEPVRSNDPEIPVSVSPIVLSSIEELINTNGTVYPMQKAEFKSEITGAYTLRNNPATGRQFRLGDKVTANNVVISIEDAEFENSIAIDSKKLNLDLAEQEFRKQESLFEKGGVTQRELRNSEVNFTNAKYDYKNAQLKLAKMKVNAPFSGILVELPYYTQGVQIAAGQPLFTVMDFGKMYMEINLPEKYISQIKQGFKVRLTSYNLPNDTLWGTITDISPAISAETRTFKGRVEIGNSKLQLKPGMFVNADIILSQKKNTIVIPKELIMRNNDVQYVFVVDKRIAHQKEILLGIENANKVEIVSGISKDDRLVVKGYETLKDNSKVKVIR from the coding sequence ATGAAAAATAGAGTTTCCATTATCCTTATAGCAATAGCCTTTACGGCCATTTCGTGTAACAATAATGAGCCTGTGCGTTCCAATGACCCGGAGATTCCTGTGTCGGTAAGCCCCATCGTTCTTTCGTCCATAGAGGAACTTATCAATACCAATGGCACGGTTTATCCGATGCAAAAAGCTGAATTTAAATCGGAAATCACAGGAGCTTACACCCTTCGAAATAATCCTGCTACGGGTCGTCAATTCCGACTAGGCGATAAGGTAACCGCAAATAACGTAGTTATATCCATTGAGGATGCTGAGTTCGAAAACAGTATTGCAATTGACTCAAAAAAACTGAACCTCGACCTTGCTGAGCAGGAGTTTCGTAAGCAGGAATCGCTTTTTGAAAAGGGAGGCGTTACCCAGCGCGAACTGAGGAACTCAGAGGTTAACTTTACTAATGCCAAGTATGACTATAAAAATGCCCAACTGAAACTGGCAAAAATGAAAGTGAATGCACCGTTTAGCGGAATCCTTGTGGAATTGCCATACTATACGCAGGGCGTTCAGATTGCCGCAGGTCAACCTCTTTTTACGGTAATGGATTTTGGTAAGATGTATATGGAAATAAATCTCCCCGAGAAATATATCTCACAAATTAAGCAAGGGTTCAAGGTAAGGCTTACCAGCTATAATCTTCCAAACGATACCCTTTGGGGGACGATTACCGATATTTCGCCAGCCATCAGCGCAGAGACAAGAACATTTAAGGGTAGGGTGGAGATTGGTAACTCTAAGCTACAACTAAAACCGGGCATGTTCGTGAATGCCGATATTATTCTAAGCCAGAAGAAAAATACGATTGTGATACCGAAAGAATTGATAATGCGCAATAATGATGTGCAGTATGTTTTTGTCGTGGACAAAAGAATTGCTCATCAAAAGGAGATATTGCTCGGCATTGAGAACGCCAATAAAGTAGAAATTGTATCAGGGATTAGTAAGGACGATAGGCTGGTTGTAAAGGGCTATGAAACCTTGAAGGAC